A genome region from Pangasianodon hypophthalmus isolate fPanHyp1 chromosome 11, fPanHyp1.pri, whole genome shotgun sequence includes the following:
- the tmem41b gene encoding transmembrane protein 41B isoform X1 has protein sequence MAKKRSGVREPEATSLIEEESTTKETQPIKAAQYTGGGSARMSLLILISIFACAASVMYLVYRNFPELSEDERDKIKIPKDMDDAKALGTVLSKYKDTYYTQVLLAYFATYVFLQTFAIPGSIFLSILSGYLYPFPLALFLVCLCSGLGASFCYMLSYLVGRPVVYKYLTEKAQKWSQQVDKHREHLINYIIFLRITPFLPNWFINITSPVINVPLGVFFFGTFLGVAPPSFVAINAGTTLYKLTTAGEAVSWYSLAVLAVLAVVSILPVCFQRKLQEKME, from the exons ATGGCGAAGAAAAGGAGCGGAGTTCGCGAACCAGAAGCCACTTCTCTGATAGAAGAGGAATCGACGACAAAAGAAACGCAACCTATTAAAG CAGCGCAGTACACCGGAGGAGGATCTGCACGCATGTCCCTCCTCATCCTGATTTCCATCTTTGCCTGTGCTGCTTCAGTCATGTACCTGGTTTACAGAAATTTCCCTGAGCTGAGCGA AGATGAGAGAGACAAGATAAAAATCCCTAAAGACATGGACGACGCAAAGGCACTGGGCACCGTGCTCTCCAAATATAAGGACACCTATTATACCCAAGTGCTTTTAGCATACTTTGCTACATATGTCTT CCTCCAGACATTTGCCATTCCAGGTTCAATTTTCCTCAGTATCCTCTCTGGTTATCTGTATCCCTTCCCCCTGGCTCTGTTCCTGGTTTGCCTG TGCTCAGGTCTGGGAGCGTCTTTCTGCTACATGTTGTCTTATTTAGTGGGCAGACCCGTGGTGTACAAGTACCTCACGGAGAAAGCGCAGAAATGGTCACAACAG GTCGATAAGCACAGAGAACACCTCATCAATTACATCATCTTTCTGAGAATTACGCCTTTCCTCCCAAATTGGTTTATTAACATCACTTCCCCCGTCATCAATGTGCCTCTGGGAGTCTTCTTCTTTGGTACATTCCTcg GAGTTGCTCCTCCATCTTTCGTAGCGATAAACGCCGGAACGACGCTGTACAAGCTGACCACAGCAGGCGAGGCCGTGTCCTGGTACTCTTTGGCCGTGCTGGCTGTTCTGGCCGTAGTCTCCATCCTCCCGGTGTGCTTCCAGAGAAAGCTGCAGGAAAAGATGGAGTAA
- the tmem41b gene encoding transmembrane protein 41B isoform X2 has product MAKKRSGVREPEATSLIEEESTTKETQPIKAQYTGGGSARMSLLILISIFACAASVMYLVYRNFPELSEDERDKIKIPKDMDDAKALGTVLSKYKDTYYTQVLLAYFATYVFLQTFAIPGSIFLSILSGYLYPFPLALFLVCLCSGLGASFCYMLSYLVGRPVVYKYLTEKAQKWSQQVDKHREHLINYIIFLRITPFLPNWFINITSPVINVPLGVFFFGTFLGVAPPSFVAINAGTTLYKLTTAGEAVSWYSLAVLAVLAVVSILPVCFQRKLQEKME; this is encoded by the exons ATGGCGAAGAAAAGGAGCGGAGTTCGCGAACCAGAAGCCACTTCTCTGATAGAAGAGGAATCGACGACAAAAGAAACGCAACCTATTAAAG CGCAGTACACCGGAGGAGGATCTGCACGCATGTCCCTCCTCATCCTGATTTCCATCTTTGCCTGTGCTGCTTCAGTCATGTACCTGGTTTACAGAAATTTCCCTGAGCTGAGCGA AGATGAGAGAGACAAGATAAAAATCCCTAAAGACATGGACGACGCAAAGGCACTGGGCACCGTGCTCTCCAAATATAAGGACACCTATTATACCCAAGTGCTTTTAGCATACTTTGCTACATATGTCTT CCTCCAGACATTTGCCATTCCAGGTTCAATTTTCCTCAGTATCCTCTCTGGTTATCTGTATCCCTTCCCCCTGGCTCTGTTCCTGGTTTGCCTG TGCTCAGGTCTGGGAGCGTCTTTCTGCTACATGTTGTCTTATTTAGTGGGCAGACCCGTGGTGTACAAGTACCTCACGGAGAAAGCGCAGAAATGGTCACAACAG GTCGATAAGCACAGAGAACACCTCATCAATTACATCATCTTTCTGAGAATTACGCCTTTCCTCCCAAATTGGTTTATTAACATCACTTCCCCCGTCATCAATGTGCCTCTGGGAGTCTTCTTCTTTGGTACATTCCTcg GAGTTGCTCCTCCATCTTTCGTAGCGATAAACGCCGGAACGACGCTGTACAAGCTGACCACAGCAGGCGAGGCCGTGTCCTGGTACTCTTTGGCCGTGCTGGCTGTTCTGGCCGTAGTCTCCATCCTCCCGGTGTGCTTCCAGAGAAAGCTGCAGGAAAAGATGGAGTAA
- the ipo7 gene encoding importin-7, with translation MDPNSLIEALRGTMDPNLREAAERQLNEGHSQVNFTSTLLQVTMSEQLDLLVRQAAVIYLKNMVTQYWSEGDNTHNEVPGSNIPEEDRQFIRDNIVEAIIHSPERIRVQLTTCIHHMIKHDYPNKWTAIVDKIGFYLQNDNSACWLGILLCLYQLVKNYEYKKPDERQPLIAAMQIFMPMLKDRFIQLLPDPSSDSVLVQKQIFKILYALFQYNLPLELINRQNLTEWMEILKTVVDRDVPPETLQVDEDERPELPWWKCKKWALHILARLFERYGSPGNTTKEYTEFAEHFLKGYAVAAQQVLLKVLYQYKEKQYVAPRVLQQALNYINQGIAHAVTWKNLKPHIQGIIQDVVFPLMCYTDSDEELWQEDPYEYIRMKFDVFEDFISPTTAAQTLLFTACNKRKEVLQKTMGFCYQILTELTSDPRKKDGALHMIGSLAEILLKKKIYKDQMEFMLQNHVFPLFRSELGYMRARACWVLHYFCEVKFKSDQNLQTALELTRLCLINDNEMPVKVEAAIALQVLISNQEKAKEYITPHIRPVMQALLHIVRETENDDLTNVIQKMICEYSEEVTPIAVEMTQHLAMTFNQVIQTGPDEEGGDDKAVTAMGILNTIDTLLSVVEDHKEITQQLEGICLQVIGTVLQQHVLEFYEEILSLAHSLTCQQVSPQMWQLLPLVYEVFQQDGFDYFTDMMPLLHNYITVDTDTLLSDTKYLEIIYSMCKKVLSGDPGEDPECHAAKLLEVVILQCKGRGIDQVVPLFVTTALERLTREVKTSELRTMCLQVAIAALYYNPPLLLNTLENLRFPNNTEPITNHFISQWLKDVDCFLGLHDRKMCVLGLCALMDLEQRPQAVNQVAGQLLPAAILLFNGLKRAYACRAEHENEEEDDDEDAEEEDENAELGSDEDDIDEEGQEYLEMLAKQAGEDGDDEEWEEDDAEETALEGYTTAVDDDDNPVDEYQIFKAILQNIQSRDPTWYQALTQALDEEQGKQLQDIGTLADQRRAAHESKMIEKHGGYKFTVPVVPSTFNFGGSAPGMN, from the exons ATGGACCCGAACTCTCTGATCGAAGCCCTGCGGGGCACCATGGACCCGAATCTGCGGGAGGCCGCGGAGAGACAGCTGAATGAG GGCCACTCGCAGGTAAACTTCACGTCCACGTTACTGCAGGTGACCATGTCCGAACAGCTGGATTTGCTGGTCCGACAAGCAG CTGTTATCTATTTGAAGAATATGGTCACGCAGTACTGGAGCGAAGGTGACAACACGCACAACGAAGTGCCTGGCAGTAACATCCCAGAAGAGGACCGCCAGTTCATCCGAGACAACATCGTGGAGGCCATCATTCACTCCCCAGAGCGCATCAG AGTGCAGCTCACCACCTGCATTCACCACATGATTAAGCACGATTACCCCAACAAATGGACGGCCATTGTGGACAAGATCGGCTTCTACCTGCAGAATGACAACAGTGCCTGCTGGCTGGGCATCCTGCTGTGCCTCTACCAGCTAGTGAAGAACTATGA GTACAAGAAACCAGATGAGCGGCAGCCGCTAATCGCTGCCATGCAAATCTTCATGCCCATGCTGAAAGACCGCTTCATTCAGCTGCTGCCGGACCCCTCCAGCGACTCGGTGCTGGTGCAGAAACAGATCTTTAAGATCCTCTATGCTCTCTTTCAG TACAATCTCCCTCTGGAGCTGATTAACAGGCAAAACCTGACCGAATGGATGGAGATCCTGAAGACCGTCGTGGACAGAGACGTGCCTCCG GAGACCCTGCAGGTGGATGAGGACGAGAGACCCGAGCTGCCCTGGTGGAAGTGTAAGAAGTGGGCTCTCCACATCTTGGCTCGGCTCTTTGAAAG ATATGGCAGCCCTGGCAACACTACCAAAGAGTACACAGAGTTTGCCGAACATTTCCTTAAGGGTTATGCCGTGGCTGCTCAGCAG GTGCTGCTGAAGGTGTTGTATCAATATAAAGAGAAGCAATACGTAGCACCCCGAGTCCTGCAGCAGGCCCTGAACTATATTAACCAGGGTATCGCTCATGCCGTTACCTGGAAAAACCTAAAGCCTCACATCCAG GGCATCATTCAGGATGTGGTCTTCCCCCTCATGTGCTACACAGACAGCGATGAGGAGCTGTGGCAGGAGGATCCCTATGAGTACATCCGCATGAAGTTTG ATGTGTTCGAGGACTTCATCTCGCCCACAACGGCCGCTCAGACCCTGCTCTTCACTGCCTGTAACAAAAGGAAAGAA gTATTGCAGAAGACCATGGGCTTCTGTTATCAGATCCTCACTGAGCTCACATCAGATCCCCGCAAGAAGGATGGTGCACTACACATGATTGGCTCCTTGGCTGAGATTTTGCTCAAG AAAAAGATCTACAAAGACCAGATGGAGTTCATGCTGCAGAACCATGTGTTTCCTCTCTTCCGCAGTGAGCTAGGATACATGAGAGCAAGG GCCTGTTGGGTGCTGCACTACTTCTGCGAGGTGAAGTTTAAGAGTGACCAGAACCTGCAGACAGCCCTGGAGCTGACTCGCCTCTGCCTCATCAACGACAACGAGATGCCCGTCAAAGTGGAGGCAGCTATCGCCCTGCAGGTCCTCATCAGCAATCAAGAGAAAG CCAAAGAGTACATCACCCCCCACATCCGGCCAGTGATGCAGGCTCTCCTTCACATTGTGCGCGAGACTGAGAATGACGACCTCACCAACGTCATCCAGAAGATGATCTGCGAGTACAGTGAGGAGGTGACTCCCATCGCTGTGGAGATGACCCAGCATTTG GCTATGACCTTCAACCAGGTGATTCAGACTGGCCCTGACGAGGAAGGGGGCGACGATAAAGCAGTCACAGCCATGGGCATCCTCAACACCATCGACACACTGCTCAGTGTGGTGGAGGATCATAAAGAG ATCACACAGCAGTTGGAAGGGATCTGTCTGCAGGTGATCGGCACAGTGCTGCAGCAGCATGTCCTAG aATTTTATGAAGAAATCTTGTCACTGGCTCACAGTCTGACGTGTCAGCAAGTGTCCCCACAGATGTGGCAGCTCCTTCCTCTGGTCTATGAGGTCTTCCAACAGGATGGTTTTGACTATTTCACAG ACATGATGCCACTTCTCCACAACTACATAACAGTCGACACAGACACGCTTCTGTCTGACACTAAGTACCTTGAAATCATCTACAGCATGTGCAAAAAG gttCTGTCAGGTGACCCAGGAGAGGACCCAGAGTGCCATGCCGCAAAGCTTCTTGAAGTCGTCATCTTGCAGTGCAAAGGACGTGGCATTGACCAG GTGGTTCCCCTGTTCGTAACCACAGCTCTGGAGCGTCTGACGCGGGAGGTGAAGACCAGCGAGCTCAGGACCATGTGCTTGCAGGTGGCCATCGCTGCACTCTATTATAACCCTCCTCTGCTGCTCAACACTCTGGAGAATCTGCGCTTCCCCAACAACACGGAGCCCatcaccaaccactttatttCTCAGTGGCTCAAAGATGTCGACTGCTTCCTTGG GCTTCATGATAGAAAGATGTGCGTACTGGGGCTGTGTGCTCTGATGGATCTGGAGCAGAGGCCACAAGCTGTCAATCAAGTAGCCGGACAGCTCCTCCCTGCTGCCATCCTCCTGTTCAACGGCTTGAAGAGGGCCTACGCCTGCAGGGCCGAGCATGAGAACGAGGAGGAGGACGATGACGAAGACGCcgaggaggaggatgagaatG CTGAACTTGGAAGTGATGAGGATGACATCGATGAGGAAGGGCAAGAATACCTCGAAATGCTCGCCAAGCAAGCAGGAGAAGATGGCGATGATGAAGAGTGGGAGGAAGATGATGCTGAAGAGACTGCATTAGAGGGATACACCACCGCTGTCGATGATGACGACAATCCTGTTGATGAGTACCAGATCTTCAAAGCCATATTACAGA ATATCCAAAGCCGCGATCCCACATGGTACCAGGCCCTCACTCAAGCTTTGGATGAAGAGCAGGGTAAACAGCTTCAGGACATCGGCACACTTGCAGATCAGAGACGAGCAGCACATG AATCAAAGATGATCGAAAAGCACGGGGGTTACAAATTCACAGTTCCGGTGGTACCATCCACTTTCAATTTTGGCGGCAGTGCCCCTGGAATGAATTGA